Proteins encoded together in one Amblyomma americanum isolate KBUSLIRL-KWMA chromosome 1, ASM5285725v1, whole genome shotgun sequence window:
- the LOC144095859 gene encoding etoposide-induced protein 2.4-like, with amino-acid sequence MDALRGVSDCFKGAFIVETARPIAPDGAPAAQPPRLERRDDGGPSVLLNPLWRCVFSVGVFGVFGLGIAVFDMWTWPQLLLVFESEALCLGLLFMVVMLLNNLVFQDIADLAFDRTAGSQPSILKSLTRMLADTVSNVLMHMSFLLQAHLFGMLPVGSLTIFFLVHLSLLCSLNAFDYKWRSLGWGLAQRIRFVEDNWIYFVGFGMPLAFFTWLPSSFFLRGVIFIFSFPFLIVAAYATTRPTGPARFTLPLFTPFIWLSNCINQRLTEEVFA; translated from the exons ATGGATGCTTTACGCGGCGTGTCTGATTGCTTCAAAGGCGCATTCATCGTGGAAACCGCTAGACCAATAGCGCCAGACGGGGCACCCGCGGCGCAGCCACCGCGTCTCGAGCGCAGAGACGATGGAGGACCTTCGGTGCTGCTCAATCCGCTTTGGAGGTGCGTCTTCAGTGTCGGGGTATTCGGCGTGTTCGGACTCGGCATCGCTGTCTTCGACATGTGGACGTGGCCTCAGCTGCTCCTCGTCTTCGAGTCTGAAGCACTGTGTTTGGGGCTGCTGTTCATGGTGGTCATGCTGCTCAACAACCTCGTGTTCCAAGACATCGCCGACTTGGCCTTCGACCGCACCGCTGGCAGCCAACCCAGTATTCTGAAAAGCCTGACCCGTATGCTGGCCGACACTGTCTCCAACGTCTTGATGCACATGTCATTCCTACTCCAGGCGCACCTCTTTGGCATGCTACCCGTTGGCAGCCTCACCATTTTCTTCCTGGTCCATCTCAGCCTTCTGTGCTCTCTAAATGCGTTTGACTACAAATGGCGCAGCCTAGGATGGGGGCTGGCCCAGAGGATCAGGTTCGTCGAGGACAACTGGATCTACTTTGTGGGCTTCGGGATGCCGCTGGCTTTCTTCACATGGCTGCCGTCCTCGTTCTTCCTCAGGGGTGTCATCTTCAtattctcttttccttttctcatCGTGGCCGCGTACGCCACCACACGCCCCACCGGACCAGCTCG GTTCACGCTGCCATTGTTCACTCCTTTCATTTGGCTCTCCAACTGCATCAACCAGCGTCTGACGGAAGAGGTCTTTGCCTGA